One genomic window of Sporosarcina ureae includes the following:
- the lexA gene encoding transcriptional repressor LexA, with amino-acid sequence MKKISKRQEEILAFIKDEVRLKGYPPSVREIGEAVGLASSSTVHGHLSRLESKGFIRRDPTKPRAIEILDPEGLDELKSGVMHVPLIGKVTAGNPITTIENIEEYFPLPDTFGSSEEEIFMLEIVGDSMIEAGILNGDRVIVRQTHSASNGEIVVAMTEDDEATVKRFFKEKDYFRLQPENSSMEPIIVDQVSILGKVIGVFRMIH; translated from the coding sequence TTGAAGAAAATATCAAAGAGACAAGAAGAAATACTTGCGTTTATAAAAGATGAAGTGCGTTTAAAAGGGTACCCCCCTTCCGTTCGCGAAATTGGAGAAGCTGTCGGTCTAGCTTCAAGTTCTACGGTCCACGGTCACTTATCACGACTCGAAAGTAAAGGCTTCATACGTAGGGACCCGACAAAACCACGCGCCATTGAAATTTTGGATCCTGAAGGACTGGACGAGTTAAAAAGTGGCGTTATGCATGTACCGTTAATTGGTAAAGTTACAGCAGGGAATCCAATTACAACGATTGAAAATATTGAAGAGTACTTCCCATTGCCGGATACATTCGGTTCATCAGAAGAGGAAATCTTCATGTTGGAGATTGTAGGGGATAGCATGATCGAAGCCGGCATTTTAAACGGAGACCGCGTGATTGTCAGACAAACGCACTCCGCAAGTAATGGTGAAATTGTCGTAGCTATGACAGAAGATGATGAAGCAACAGTCAAACGTTTCTTTAAAGAGAAAGACTATTTCCGACTCCAACCAGAAAACTCATCCATGGAGCCAATCATTGTAGATCAAGTTTCTATTTTAGGAAAAGTGATTGGTGTATTCCGTATGATTCATTAA
- a CDS encoding YqkE family protein, which produces MSKKQRKVSSNQRKQTTDDSATSLSDLMSEDMLAKLKGMKQEMKVEEEIKLEQEKEKRIQERKEREKNKSFEELLEEYGYDGTKHREY; this is translated from the coding sequence ATGTCGAAAAAACAACGAAAAGTATCAAGTAATCAAAGGAAGCAAACCACAGATGATTCTGCAACTTCACTTTCGGACTTAATGAGCGAAGATATGTTAGCGAAATTAAAAGGCATGAAGCAAGAAATGAAAGTGGAAGAAGAAATAAAACTCGAACAAGAAAAAGAAAAACGTATTCAAGAGCGAAAAGAACGTGAAAAAAATAAAAGTTTTGAAGAATTACTAGAGGAATATGGATATGATGGAACAAAGCATAGAGAATACTAA
- a CDS encoding aminotransferase class I/II-fold pyridoxal phosphate-dependent enzyme, with amino-acid sequence MQIAPINEELLTKSKEAEELIAPYVKTVEEVAFFNQRKVLQAFKKNQVSDFHLSGSTGYGYDDSGRDVLEQVYSDVFGAEDCLVRNQIISGTHAITISLFGILRPGDELLYITGKPYDTLESIISGKGKDTGSLEDFQISYQHVDLKENGSVDYEKVKETISSKTKIVAIQRSKGYSSNPSFRIHEIEAIIKEVRNMKEDVVIFVDNCYGEFVERKEPVEVGADLMAGSLIKNPGGGLARTGGYIAGKKDLVEKCAYRMTSPGLGAEAGASLDTLLEMYQGFFLAPHVVSQAVKGALFTSAFFGSFGMNTTPHYSELRTDLIQSVNFRNAEQMIAFCQMIQQNSPINAQYAPEPSYMPGYADDVIMAAGTFIQGSSIELTADGPIRPPYTAYIQGGLTYEHVKSAVLDSMEQLLEKKLV; translated from the coding sequence ATGCAAATTGCACCCATTAATGAAGAATTACTAACTAAATCAAAAGAAGCGGAAGAACTCATCGCGCCGTATGTGAAGACGGTAGAAGAAGTTGCATTTTTTAACCAAAGAAAAGTCTTACAAGCATTCAAAAAAAATCAAGTAAGTGACTTTCATTTATCGGGATCAACAGGTTATGGCTATGACGACAGTGGTCGTGATGTATTGGAACAAGTATATTCGGACGTATTCGGAGCGGAAGACTGTCTTGTAAGAAATCAAATCATTTCCGGAACGCATGCAATTACAATTAGCTTGTTTGGAATATTGCGCCCAGGTGATGAACTTCTATATATTACAGGTAAACCATACGATACGTTGGAGTCTATCATTTCGGGCAAAGGGAAAGATACTGGTTCACTAGAAGATTTTCAAATTTCGTACCAGCATGTTGATTTGAAAGAAAATGGTTCCGTTGATTATGAGAAAGTAAAAGAAACAATCTCATCGAAGACGAAAATCGTAGCGATTCAACGTTCTAAAGGCTATTCAAGCAATCCCTCATTCAGAATCCATGAAATTGAAGCGATTATAAAGGAAGTCCGCAACATGAAAGAGGATGTTGTAATCTTTGTAGATAATTGCTATGGAGAATTCGTTGAAAGGAAAGAGCCCGTTGAAGTTGGGGCGGATCTTATGGCAGGCTCACTTATTAAAAATCCAGGTGGCGGACTTGCCAGAACAGGTGGTTACATAGCGGGTAAGAAAGACTTGGTTGAGAAATGTGCATATCGTATGACATCTCCAGGTCTTGGAGCCGAAGCAGGAGCTTCTCTCGATACGTTACTAGAGATGTATCAAGGTTTCTTCTTGGCACCACACGTAGTTAGTCAGGCGGTTAAAGGCGCGTTATTCACATCGGCATTTTTCGGTAGCTTCGGTATGAATACGACACCGCATTACAGTGAGCTTCGAACGGATTTAATACAATCAGTGAATTTTAGGAATGCGGAACAAATGATTGCATTCTGCCAAATGATTCAGCAAAATTCACCAATCAATGCCCAATATGCACCGGAACCATCCTATATGCCGGGTTATGCTGATGACGTCATCATGGCTGCGGGAACGTTCATTCAAGGCTCCAGTATCGAATTGACAGCTGACGGCCCGATCAGACCGCCATACACAGCATATATTCAAGGCGGATTGACTTATGAGCATGTAAAATCAGCTGTACTAGATTCTATGGAACAGTTACTTGAAAAGAAATTGGTGTAA
- the yneA gene encoding cell division suppressor protein YneA, which yields MESIKEFIKNNYYFAVLLAVCVSFAWVQFDKMAEEDLYMEIVVNEGDTLWQLASNYSQDIPTTHWIEQVRSLNELPTDQIVSGELLRVPVKINKQTDIRVAEIGVGTK from the coding sequence ATGGAGTCTATTAAAGAATTTATTAAAAATAATTATTATTTTGCAGTATTATTAGCAGTTTGTGTATCATTTGCTTGGGTTCAATTCGATAAAATGGCTGAGGAAGATCTCTATATGGAAATCGTTGTTAATGAAGGGGATACACTGTGGCAGTTGGCTTCTAATTACTCACAAGATATACCGACCACCCACTGGATCGAACAGGTACGTTCTTTAAATGAATTACCTACGGATCAAATCGTTTCAGGTGAATTACTGCGGGTGCCTGTTAAGATTAATAAACAAACAGATATTCGAGTAGCTGAAATAGGAGTGGGAACTAAATGA
- a CDS encoding alpha/beta hydrolase, translating into MTDQWIKMRDGTKVYSTSYTPKTKPIARVHIIHGLAEHSRRYERFAQYLLSQGYVVTLHDQRGHGKTAIENGYVYGYLGDSATFDQLVDDAFEVNQSYQLQYPELPVVLLGHSMGSFVARRYIQLYGSTINQVILLGTGTNSELIAHAAIALAAYREEKFPKEQPDEFLNGLVFGNYSKQFPNEGEFAWLSRDVDSVTDYEADEACGFVPTAQMFRVLLEGLNSLESPEFLLNIPNELPILLLSGTDDLVGDRAKGVWKVAKQFDKANQQQVTVQLYEGGRHEMLQETNYKHVYTTIIEWMRRHEPTR; encoded by the coding sequence ATGACAGACCAGTGGATAAAGATGCGTGATGGTACTAAAGTGTACAGTACGAGTTATACACCTAAGACCAAGCCAATAGCTCGTGTACATATCATTCACGGATTGGCTGAACATAGCCGTCGCTATGAACGATTTGCACAGTACTTGCTGTCACAAGGGTATGTCGTGACGTTGCATGACCAAAGAGGCCACGGAAAGACAGCCATAGAAAACGGCTATGTCTACGGCTATCTGGGTGACTCTGCTACATTCGACCAATTGGTAGACGATGCATTTGAAGTGAATCAATCCTATCAACTGCAATATCCCGAACTTCCGGTAGTACTCCTCGGACATAGTATGGGTTCGTTCGTTGCAAGGCGCTATATCCAGCTATACGGTTCAACAATAAATCAAGTGATCTTATTAGGTACTGGAACCAATTCTGAGCTCATTGCACATGCTGCGATTGCATTGGCTGCGTATAGAGAAGAGAAGTTCCCTAAAGAGCAACCGGATGAGTTTTTGAATGGTCTGGTCTTTGGTAATTATTCAAAACAATTTCCTAATGAAGGGGAATTTGCATGGTTATCACGCGATGTAGATAGTGTAACTGATTATGAAGCAGATGAGGCATGCGGATTCGTGCCTACTGCTCAAATGTTCCGCGTGTTGTTAGAAGGATTAAATTCTTTGGAATCGCCTGAATTCTTGTTGAATATTCCAAATGAACTACCGATTTTATTACTCTCAGGTACAGATGATTTAGTAGGAGACCGTGCTAAAGGGGTTTGGAAAGTAGCCAAACAATTCGATAAAGCCAATCAACAGCAAGTGACTGTTCAGCTCTATGAAGGCGGAAGACATGAGATGCTTCAGGAAACCAACTATAAACATGTGTATACGACTATCATAGAATGGATGAGACGACATGAACCTACCCGTTGA
- a CDS encoding YneF family protein: protein MTLWIAILLIVVALIGGVALGFFIARKYMMNYLKDNPPINEQMLRMMMMQMGQKPSQKKINQMMAQMNKVQDKPAKKK from the coding sequence ATGACTTTATGGATAGCAATTTTATTGATCGTCGTCGCTTTGATCGGCGGAGTAGCTCTCGGCTTTTTCATAGCACGTAAATATATGATGAATTATTTGAAGGACAATCCGCCAATTAATGAACAAATGTTACGTATGATGATGATGCAGATGGGACAAAAACCTTCACAAAAGAAAATTAACCAAATGATGGCTCAAATGAACAAGGTTCAAGACAAGCCAGCTAAAAAAAAATAA
- the sirA gene encoding sporulation inhibitor of replication protein SirA, with translation MRKYEIFKIKSAYQSFIMGRERLLFELLTVGPSTNYQEIEYLCDQLNQRELDHIIQNNLAKSFDELDSYHNEYRLTHLIKGEVFIKMGTHSIQVYCQGSRMLDLDLFVALSTSTDRFFAVMNEQEECGWLKPLKHSERMILENSMM, from the coding sequence ATGAGGAAGTATGAAATTTTTAAGATTAAGTCAGCGTATCAATCCTTCATAATGGGTCGTGAACGTTTATTATTTGAGCTACTAACAGTAGGTCCTTCTACGAACTATCAAGAAATTGAATATTTATGTGATCAATTAAATCAAAGAGAACTGGATCATATCATTCAGAATAACTTGGCAAAAAGTTTTGATGAACTGGATTCATACCATAATGAATACCGTTTGACACACTTAATCAAAGGAGAAGTCTTCATCAAAATGGGTACTCACAGTATACAAGTGTATTGCCAAGGATCACGCATGTTGGATCTAGATTTATTTGTAGCGTTATCTACTTCAACAGATCGTTTTTTTGCCGTGATGAATGAACAGGAAGAATGTGGGTGGCTCAAGCCACTAAAACACTCAGAACGCATGATACTAGAAAATTCGATGATGTAA
- a CDS encoding DUF896 domain-containing protein: MLSEKKIKRINELANKKKTTGLSIEEAKEQTRLRKEYLETFRSSMRETIESVKVVDPEGNDVTPEKVKQARANLKPLN; the protein is encoded by the coding sequence GTGCTCTCAGAAAAGAAAATAAAACGCATAAATGAATTGGCAAATAAAAAGAAAACAACAGGATTATCGATTGAGGAAGCAAAAGAACAGACGCGGCTTAGAAAGGAATACTTGGAAACATTCCGTTCAAGTATGCGTGAAACTATCGAATCTGTCAAAGTAGTGGACCCAGAAGGAAATGACGTAACACCTGAAAAGGTCAAACAAGCTAGAGCCAATTTAAAACCACTAAATTGA
- the miaA gene encoding tRNA (adenosine(37)-N6)-dimethylallyltransferase MiaA, with the protein MNLPVDVLAIVGPTASGKTALSVALANLFDGEIINGDAMQVYKELDIGTAKIHHSEMQGIPHHFFDVKEPTESFSVAEYQLAVRQWIADIQSRGKLPILVGGSGMYVQSVLFDYRFTEQAADPEVRARLERELESEGADVLHARLAELDLKSSEKIHPNNHRRLVRALEILEVTGQTKQDHEQQQGNQPMYHSLIIGLDLPRQLLYERIDLRVEQMVQAGLFNEVQQLWNKGIRQTQSVQAIGYKELISYFDGQLTKEQAIEAVKKNTRNYAKRQLTYFRNKLPVQWVDANQPAEEIFQTTCKIIKGFKK; encoded by the coding sequence ATGAACCTACCCGTTGATGTACTAGCAATAGTAGGGCCAACTGCTTCAGGTAAGACAGCGCTTAGTGTAGCGCTTGCAAATTTGTTTGATGGGGAAATCATTAATGGAGATGCCATGCAAGTATACAAAGAATTGGATATCGGCACAGCAAAGATACATCATTCTGAAATGCAAGGAATCCCACATCATTTCTTTGATGTGAAAGAACCAACGGAATCGTTTTCCGTAGCAGAATATCAACTAGCCGTCAGACAATGGATAGCAGATATTCAATCTCGCGGAAAACTACCCATACTTGTCGGTGGTAGCGGAATGTATGTGCAGTCTGTTTTGTTTGATTATCGATTTACAGAACAAGCAGCTGATCCTGAAGTGCGAGCGCGTTTAGAACGAGAACTTGAATCTGAAGGTGCAGATGTATTGCATGCAAGACTTGCAGAATTGGATCTGAAAAGTTCAGAAAAAATACATCCAAATAACCATAGAAGGCTAGTACGTGCGTTAGAAATCCTTGAAGTGACGGGTCAAACAAAACAAGATCATGAACAACAGCAAGGAAATCAACCCATGTATCATTCTTTAATTATTGGATTAGATCTCCCACGACAATTACTGTATGAACGAATCGATCTGCGTGTAGAACAAATGGTTCAAGCGGGATTATTTAATGAAGTACAGCAACTGTGGAATAAAGGAATTCGCCAAACTCAATCAGTACAAGCGATAGGTTATAAAGAACTGATTTCCTATTTTGACGGCCAATTAACAAAAGAGCAAGCAATAGAAGCGGTAAAGAAAAATACACGCAATTACGCAAAAAGGCAGCTAACATATTTCCGTAATAAATTGCCTGTCCAGTGGGTTGATGCTAATCAGCCAGCGGAAGAAATATTTCAAACAACCTGTAAGATAATAAAGGGTTTTAAGAAGTGA
- the tkt gene encoding transketolase, with amino-acid sequence MTEKIDQLAITTIRTLSIDAIEKANSGHPGLPMGAAPMAYTLWTQHLHHNPSNPQWFNRDRFVLSAGHGSMLLYSLLHLSGYGLTIDDLKNFRQWDSKTPGHPEYGHTVGVEATTGPLGQGIGMSVGMAMAEKHLAATYNKPGFDIVDHYTYALCGDGDLMEGVAAEAISMAGHLQLNKLIVLYDSNDISLDGDLDMSFSENIRKRFESYGWNYARVEDGNDTKAVSDAIEKAKGNTGGPTIIEVKTVIGYGSPNKSGKADAHGAPLGEDEMALTKEYYKWTFEEDFYVPEEVYDRFNSATDQLGVQSEQQWNDLFASYENEHKELAAQFKQAIANELPTDLKEQMPVYEAGASVATRSASGDSINALAKAVPALFGGSADLAGSNKTTIKNAGDFTVDNYAGRNIWFGVREFAMGTALNGMTLHGGVKVFGGTFFVFSDYVRPAIRLSALMGLPVTYVFTHDSVAVGEDGPTHEPVEQLASLRAMPGLSIIRPADGNETSAAWHIAATSKNTPTVLVLSRQNLEVLPNSQELAMENVSKGAYVISPATKEQADGLLLASGSEVSLAVEAQKALKEQDIDVSVVSMPSWDLFEKQDQVYKDSVLPKNIKKRVAIEMGASLGWHKYSGDEGTVMAIDTFGASAPGDLVIEKYGFTVENVVHEMKNLVNN; translated from the coding sequence ATGACCGAAAAAATCGATCAACTGGCAATAACGACAATCCGAACATTATCAATCGATGCGATTGAAAAAGCAAATTCTGGTCACCCAGGATTACCGATGGGCGCAGCGCCGATGGCTTATACACTATGGACGCAACATTTACACCACAATCCATCAAACCCACAATGGTTCAATCGTGATCGTTTTGTCCTTTCAGCAGGACACGGCTCGATGTTACTCTACAGCTTATTACATTTAAGTGGCTATGGTTTAACTATTGATGACTTGAAAAATTTCAGACAATGGGATTCAAAGACACCTGGACATCCGGAATATGGACATACAGTAGGAGTGGAAGCAACGACTGGACCACTTGGTCAAGGAATTGGTATGTCTGTAGGTATGGCAATGGCTGAAAAACATTTAGCGGCAACGTATAACAAGCCAGGTTTCGATATTGTCGACCACTACACATATGCACTTTGTGGAGATGGTGATTTGATGGAAGGTGTAGCGGCAGAAGCAATTTCCATGGCAGGCCATCTTCAATTAAACAAACTGATCGTACTATATGACAGCAACGACATTTCTCTAGATGGCGATTTGGATATGTCATTCTCCGAAAACATTAGAAAGCGTTTTGAATCATATGGCTGGAACTACGCACGAGTAGAAGACGGCAATGATACAAAAGCTGTTTCTGATGCAATCGAAAAAGCAAAAGGTAATACAGGTGGGCCAACAATCATTGAAGTGAAAACTGTGATCGGCTATGGTTCACCAAACAAATCTGGTAAAGCAGATGCACACGGTGCGCCATTAGGTGAAGATGAAATGGCACTTACGAAAGAGTATTACAAGTGGACATTCGAAGAGGACTTCTACGTTCCAGAAGAAGTCTATGACCGTTTTAATTCCGCAACGGACCAACTAGGTGTTCAATCAGAGCAACAATGGAATGATTTATTCGCAAGCTATGAAAACGAGCACAAAGAATTGGCAGCACAGTTTAAACAAGCGATTGCAAATGAACTTCCAACTGATTTAAAAGAACAAATGCCAGTTTATGAAGCGGGTGCTTCTGTAGCGACTCGTTCAGCATCAGGTGATTCAATTAATGCATTAGCTAAAGCAGTTCCAGCTTTATTCGGTGGGAGTGCAGACCTTGCAGGTTCGAACAAGACGACGATCAAAAATGCCGGTGATTTTACTGTAGACAACTATGCAGGCCGTAATATATGGTTTGGTGTTCGTGAATTCGCGATGGGGACTGCTTTAAACGGCATGACTCTTCACGGCGGAGTGAAAGTATTTGGCGGAACATTCTTCGTGTTTAGCGACTATGTACGTCCTGCTATTCGTCTGTCAGCATTAATGGGCTTACCTGTTACTTATGTCTTCACACATGACAGCGTAGCGGTCGGTGAAGATGGACCTACTCATGAACCTGTTGAGCAATTGGCTTCATTACGTGCAATGCCTGGATTGTCTATCATCCGTCCAGCCGATGGAAACGAAACATCTGCAGCATGGCATATAGCTGCCACTTCAAAAAACACACCAACTGTCTTAGTATTGTCTAGACAAAACCTTGAAGTATTGCCTAATTCACAAGAACTTGCGATGGAAAATGTCTCAAAAGGTGCGTATGTTATATCACCTGCTACTAAAGAGCAAGCGGATGGTTTATTGCTTGCAAGTGGCTCGGAAGTAAGTCTTGCGGTTGAAGCACAGAAAGCTCTTAAAGAGCAAGACATCGACGTCAGTGTCGTCTCCATGCCTTCATGGGATCTATTTGAGAAGCAAGACCAAGTGTATAAAGATTCTGTTCTTCCAAAGAATATCAAGAAGAGAGTGGCGATTGAGATGGGAGCTTCTCTTGGGTGGCATAAATACTCGGGCGATGAAGGAACTGTCATGGCAATCGATACATTCGGTGCAAGTGCGCCAGGCGACTTAGTCATTGAAAAGTATGGCTTTACGGTTGAAAATGTTGTGCATGAAATGAAAAATCTAGTAAATAACTAA
- a CDS encoding alpha/beta hydrolase: protein MKRRVVYIIGITSSVITALLTFFGILVTNRLMYLKTKDSEVILQREMIAKRFDRQWFETVRKDDIWIPSPNGYNLRAIFLRPLDTTRTVVICHGVTENKVNSIKYARLFERLGFNSVIFDHRRHGDSGGKTTSFGFYEKMDLKEVVTAVRKRVGKRALIGIHGESMGAATTLLYAGTYEDEADFYISDCPFSDFSEQLLHIIRTEMPFKTSMSLRIANLFLKIRDGYTSAAVSPREVMKFIDKPVLFIHSMEDTFILPQMTEELYELKEGDKMLKLFAKGAHAKSYNDNPDEYLQTVQRFLNRFRLYS from the coding sequence TTGAAACGTAGAGTAGTTTATATTATCGGTATAACGTCAAGTGTTATTACAGCCCTTCTAACATTTTTCGGTATCCTTGTAACCAATCGCCTGATGTATTTAAAAACAAAAGACTCAGAAGTTATTTTACAGCGCGAGATGATCGCTAAACGTTTTGATCGTCAGTGGTTTGAAACTGTAAGAAAAGACGATATTTGGATTCCATCACCTAACGGCTATAACTTACGCGCCATTTTCTTACGGCCTTTAGATACAACGCGAACAGTTGTTATTTGCCATGGTGTAACGGAGAACAAAGTGAATTCCATCAAATATGCTCGACTGTTTGAACGTTTAGGATTTAATTCTGTTATTTTTGATCATCGTCGACATGGTGATTCTGGTGGAAAAACAACAAGTTTTGGATTTTATGAAAAAATGGATTTGAAGGAAGTTGTAACAGCTGTACGTAAACGTGTAGGTAAGCGCGCTTTAATTGGTATCCACGGAGAATCTATGGGAGCCGCCACTACGCTTTTATACGCAGGTACGTATGAAGATGAAGCAGATTTCTATATATCCGATTGTCCGTTCTCGGATTTCTCAGAGCAACTACTGCATATTATTCGTACGGAGATGCCGTTTAAAACGTCCATGAGTTTACGAATCGCCAATTTATTTTTAAAGATTCGTGATGGCTATACTTCTGCGGCTGTTTCTCCTCGTGAAGTGATGAAATTTATTGATAAACCCGTGTTATTCATTCACAGCATGGAAGACACTTTCATTTTGCCTCAAATGACGGAAGAGTTATATGAATTAAAAGAAGGCGATAAAATGTTGAAGCTTTTCGCAAAAGGAGCACATGCCAAATCGTATAATGATAACCCTGATGAATATCTACAAACGGTTCAAAGATTTTTGAATCGTTTCCGTTTATATTCCTGA
- the hfq gene encoding RNA chaperone Hfq gives MTQGNMQDTFLNSLRKNNTFVTIFLLNGFQLKGLIKSYDNYTVLLETDGKQQLIYKHAISTYSPAKPVILKDEL, from the coding sequence ATGACACAAGGAAATATGCAAGATACGTTTTTAAATTCTTTACGGAAGAATAACACATTTGTTACGATTTTTTTATTAAATGGTTTTCAGTTAAAGGGTCTAATTAAGTCGTATGATAATTATACGGTGCTGCTGGAAACGGATGGCAAGCAACAACTAATTTATAAGCACGCGATTTCCACGTATTCTCCTGCAAAACCAGTTATTTTAAAAGATGAACTATAA
- a CDS encoding YneB family resolvase-like protein gives MIEKRCVIYCRVSTEKETQEQSIVRQQEELEKLATELSYDCVGIYTDRQSGYDMDREGLLSMLDRIQDGSVDAVFIQDETRLGRGNARVAILHVIAKSETTVITNHSNGTIELNEMDSMLLEILAIVEEYQRKLHNAKIRRGMKRAVDKGYDPSKNLRNIDQALGRERLELPIEEIVSLRNKGLTYEEIANVLNGLGHAVSKATVHRRYKEFLALER, from the coding sequence ATGATTGAAAAGAGATGTGTAATATACTGCCGAGTGAGTACGGAAAAAGAAACACAAGAACAATCTATTGTAAGGCAGCAAGAAGAACTTGAAAAATTAGCTACTGAGTTATCATATGATTGTGTTGGAATCTATACAGATCGGCAGAGTGGATACGACATGGATCGTGAAGGTCTTCTATCGATGTTGGATCGAATTCAAGACGGTTCAGTGGATGCGGTATTTATTCAAGACGAAACACGATTAGGACGAGGTAATGCAAGAGTCGCAATATTGCATGTAATCGCTAAAAGTGAGACGACTGTGATTACCAATCATTCAAACGGTACGATAGAACTGAATGAAATGGATTCAATGTTATTAGAAATTCTTGCAATCGTGGAAGAATATCAACGCAAACTACATAATGCGAAAATACGTAGAGGGATGAAGCGTGCTGTTGACAAAGGCTATGATCCATCGAAGAATCTGCGAAATATTGACCAAGCATTGGGGCGTGAAAGACTTGAGCTTCCGATAGAAGAAATTGTCTCACTCCGTAACAAAGGTCTCACGTATGAAGAAATTGCAAATGTATTAAATGGATTAGGTCATGCTGTCAGTAAGGCGACGGTTCATAGAAGATATAAAGAGTTTTTAGCTCTGGAACGCTAA